The Kangiella marina genome window below encodes:
- a CDS encoding Fe(3+) ABC transporter substrate-binding protein, giving the protein MNKWLVSIVAASALTLTACGDSEKEQAKTNEQSATPEQQSPAAEKQGAAQKEIVVYSSRKEHLIKPFFEQFTKETGIPVVYITDGAAPLISRLKAEGERSPADILMTVDAGNLWQATQEGILQPIESDVLESNIPESLQDPGNEWFGLTVRARTIVYSKERVNPENLTTYEALGDEQWKGRLCLRTSKKVYNQSLVAMLVARHGEEKAQEIVEGWVANLATDPFSNDTKVMNAIEAGACDVGIVNTYYFGRLEKENPEIPVALFWPNQDTSGVHVNISGAGITKHSSNVENATKLIEWLSSADAQQMYAGHNMEYPANAEIKPVPEVEAWGSFKADDMNLSKAGELQPQAVKVMDRSGYK; this is encoded by the coding sequence ATGAATAAATGGCTTGTTTCAATAGTAGCGGCTTCTGCTTTAACGCTAACGGCTTGTGGTGACTCTGAGAAAGAGCAAGCTAAAACTAATGAGCAATCTGCTACACCAGAACAGCAGTCTCCAGCCGCTGAAAAGCAAGGTGCGGCGCAAAAAGAAATTGTGGTCTATTCCTCGCGTAAAGAACACTTGATCAAACCGTTCTTTGAGCAGTTCACGAAAGAAACCGGTATTCCAGTGGTCTATATCACTGATGGCGCAGCACCCCTAATCAGTCGATTAAAAGCTGAGGGCGAGCGCTCGCCAGCGGATATATTGATGACAGTCGATGCGGGCAATTTATGGCAGGCGACTCAGGAAGGTATTTTACAGCCGATAGAATCCGATGTACTTGAAAGCAATATTCCAGAGAGTCTTCAAGATCCCGGTAACGAGTGGTTTGGTTTAACGGTGCGTGCGCGAACGATTGTTTACAGTAAGGAGCGTGTTAATCCCGAAAACCTGACAACCTATGAAGCTTTGGGTGATGAGCAATGGAAAGGTCGCTTGTGCTTAAGAACCTCGAAGAAAGTGTATAACCAGTCGCTAGTGGCAATGTTGGTTGCTCGTCACGGCGAAGAAAAGGCGCAAGAGATTGTTGAAGGCTGGGTCGCCAACTTAGCAACGGATCCTTTCTCAAACGACACTAAGGTCATGAACGCGATTGAAGCGGGCGCTTGTGATGTGGGTATCGTTAACACCTATTACTTTGGTCGTTTGGAAAAAGAAAACCCAGAAATACCGGTAGCATTGTTCTGGCCAAACCAAGATACGTCGGGCGTCCACGTTAATATTTCTGGCGCGGGTATCACCAAGCACTCTTCTAATGTCGAAAATGCGACAAAGCTGATAGAATGGCTATCGAGTGCAGACGCACAGCAAATGTACGCTGGTCACAATATGGAATATCCAGCGAATGCAGAGATTAAGCCTGTTCCAGAAGTGGAAGCTTGGGGAAGTTTTAAAGCCGATGATATGAATTTATCAAAAGCGGGCGAGCTTCAACCGCAAGCGGTTAAAGTGATGGATCGATCAGGCTATAAATAA
- the gcvT gene encoding glycine cleavage system aminomethyltransferase GcvT — protein MGSKTPLYQAHVDAEARIVDFGGWDMPLNYGSQLDEHAAVREAAGMFDVSHMTIVEIKGSEAKPYLQYLLANDVAKLQESGKALYTGMLHEDGGVIDDLIVYYLNDAHYRVVVNAATREKDLAWLENVAQQFDVSVEERSDLAIIAVQGPEAIEKAQATFSDEQKAAVSELKPFMAAYAGDLFVARTGYTGEDGYEILVPDNKAIELWNALINAGVKPCGLAARDTLRLEAGMNLYGHDMDETVSPLEANMGWTIAWEPEGRDFVGRKALTEQKANGVARKLIGLVLDGKGIMREGQEVVLNDEVVGVVTSGTMSPTTGKSIAMARVQRSVDAEDVLVQVRKKQIPAKVVKPSFVRKGKSLI, from the coding sequence ATGGGTAGCAAAACACCTTTATATCAAGCTCATGTTGATGCTGAGGCACGCATTGTCGATTTTGGCGGCTGGGATATGCCGTTAAACTATGGTTCACAACTTGATGAACATGCTGCAGTGCGTGAAGCGGCGGGTATGTTCGACGTATCGCATATGACCATCGTCGAGATTAAAGGCAGCGAAGCGAAGCCGTATCTACAGTATTTATTAGCAAACGACGTGGCGAAGCTTCAAGAGTCTGGCAAAGCGCTATATACGGGCATGTTACATGAAGATGGTGGCGTGATTGACGATCTTATCGTTTATTACTTGAATGATGCCCATTATCGCGTGGTCGTGAATGCGGCGACTCGCGAGAAAGATCTGGCGTGGTTAGAGAACGTTGCCCAGCAGTTTGATGTCTCCGTGGAGGAGCGTTCAGATTTGGCGATTATTGCTGTTCAAGGGCCTGAAGCGATAGAAAAAGCGCAGGCGACCTTTAGTGATGAACAAAAAGCAGCAGTGTCAGAATTAAAGCCATTCATGGCCGCTTACGCAGGCGATCTGTTCGTTGCTCGTACAGGGTATACCGGCGAAGACGGGTACGAAATTCTAGTTCCAGACAATAAAGCCATTGAATTGTGGAATGCGTTGATTAATGCAGGTGTGAAGCCATGCGGCTTAGCGGCGCGCGATACCTTGCGCCTTGAAGCTGGCATGAACCTGTATGGTCACGATATGGATGAAACGGTGTCGCCGCTTGAAGCAAACATGGGCTGGACCATTGCGTGGGAGCCTGAAGGCCGTGACTTTGTGGGGCGTAAAGCGCTAACAGAGCAGAAAGCCAACGGTGTTGCACGTAAGTTGATTGGCTTGGTACTGGACGGCAAAGGCATTATGCGTGAAGGTCAAGAAGTGGTGCTGAATGATGAGGTTGTTGGCGTTGTTACCTCTGGCACTATGTCGCCAACAACGGGTAAAAGCATTGCGATGGCACGCGTGCAGCGTTCTGTTGATGCCGAAGATGTACTAGTGCAAGTTCGTAAGAAGCAAATTCCAGCAAAAGTGGTCAAGCCAAGCTTTGTGCGTAAAGGTAAGTCATTGATTTAA
- the gcvP gene encoding aminomethyl-transferring glycine dehydrogenase — MTDKTSLQELQQSDDFIRRHLGPRENEIQEMLTELGLSSLDDLVEKAVPHKIQVKEPIGVEASRSERETLDYLQSLADENIVAKSYIGMGYYDTVTPAVIQRNVLENPAWYTAYTPYQPEIAQGRLEAILNFQQMTMDLTGMELASASLLDEATAAAEAMGLAKRSSKNKKCNTFFVDEKTFPQTIDVVKTRAEHYGWDLIIGPIEDAANHDVFGALLSYTNVHGDIVDLESIIAALHDKKAVACVAADIMSLVMLKSPGEMGADVVFGSAQRFGVPMGFGGPHAAFFATRDSFKRSLPGRIIGVSKDTRGNNALRMAMQTREQHIRREKATSNICTAQVLLANIASFYAVYHGKKGLTTIANRINRYASIAASAVVNAGLEVVNDHWFDTVTFRASDVEAIQDRAKEALVNLHYDGDLISFSIDEAKSQADIEQLIEVITGAESDIFGLDNEAQSSIPEQLVRQSDFLTHPTFNDYYSETDMLRYIKRLETKDFSLVHGMIPLGSCTMKLNATSEMMPVTWPKFACIHPFAPEDQTYGYIKMIKELEADLVEITGYDFVSMQPNSGAQGEYAGLIAIKKYHESQGEGHRNICLIPSSAHGTNPASAQMAGMKVVITKCDDNGNVDVDDLKAKAEEMKDNLAALMVTYPSTHGVYEEEIKDICDIIHDNGGQVYMDGANMNAQVGISRPGDIGSDVSHLNLHKTFAIPHGGGGPGMGPIGVKSHLAPFVSGHSVRKIHSVEARDNAVSAAPYGSGMILPISWAYIKMLGQVGLRKSTEVALLNANYLKNKLSEHYPVLYVGRNDKVAHECIIDLRDIKNETGISEVDLAKRLMDYGFHAPTMSFPVAGTFMIEPTESESKYELDRFVDAMIRIRQEVKKVASGEWDKDNNPLVNAPHTQADLRDWDKPYTIAEAIYPSEATILSKFWPTTNRIDDVFGDRNLMCSCPATETYAE, encoded by the coding sequence ATGACTGATAAAACAAGCTTGCAAGAATTACAGCAGTCGGATGATTTTATCCGCCGCCATTTAGGCCCTCGTGAGAACGAGATTCAGGAAATGCTCACTGAGTTGGGCTTGTCGTCGTTAGACGATTTGGTGGAAAAGGCTGTTCCGCACAAAATCCAAGTTAAGGAACCGATTGGCGTTGAAGCGTCACGTTCAGAGCGTGAAACCTTGGATTATTTGCAGTCATTGGCGGATGAAAATATTGTCGCAAAGTCATACATCGGTATGGGCTATTACGACACAGTCACGCCGGCAGTTATTCAGCGCAATGTTTTGGAAAATCCAGCATGGTACACGGCTTACACACCTTACCAGCCTGAGATCGCACAAGGTCGTTTGGAAGCTATTTTAAACTTTCAGCAAATGACGATGGATTTGACCGGAATGGAGCTGGCCAGTGCCTCATTGCTGGATGAAGCGACAGCCGCTGCTGAAGCCATGGGCTTAGCCAAGCGTTCGTCGAAGAATAAAAAGTGCAATACCTTCTTTGTTGACGAAAAAACATTCCCACAAACGATTGATGTGGTAAAGACACGCGCTGAGCATTACGGCTGGGATTTAATCATTGGGCCAATTGAAGACGCTGCTAACCATGATGTGTTTGGTGCTTTATTGTCATACACCAATGTCCATGGCGATATTGTTGACTTAGAAAGTATTATCGCGGCGCTACACGACAAAAAAGCCGTGGCGTGTGTCGCAGCGGATATTATGAGCTTGGTGATGCTGAAATCTCCCGGCGAGATGGGTGCTGATGTGGTATTTGGCTCTGCGCAACGTTTTGGCGTTCCGATGGGTTTTGGTGGCCCGCATGCTGCATTCTTCGCGACACGCGACTCATTCAAGCGCTCGTTGCCTGGCCGTATTATTGGGGTATCAAAAGATACTCGTGGTAATAATGCGTTGCGTATGGCGATGCAAACCCGCGAACAGCACATCCGCCGTGAGAAGGCGACGTCTAATATCTGTACAGCTCAGGTATTACTCGCCAATATTGCCAGTTTTTATGCGGTCTACCATGGCAAAAAAGGCTTAACGACGATTGCTAACCGTATTAATCGTTATGCGTCTATTGCTGCATCAGCGGTGGTCAATGCTGGCTTGGAAGTGGTGAATGATCACTGGTTTGATACAGTCACTTTCCGTGCTTCGGATGTAGAGGCTATTCAAGATCGTGCCAAAGAAGCACTCGTGAACCTGCATTATGATGGTGATTTAATCAGCTTTTCTATCGATGAAGCGAAAAGCCAAGCGGATATTGAGCAATTAATCGAAGTTATTACTGGCGCAGAGTCAGACATATTTGGTTTAGATAATGAAGCTCAGTCATCGATTCCAGAACAGTTAGTTCGCCAGTCGGATTTCCTAACGCACCCAACATTTAACGACTACTATTCTGAAACCGATATGTTGCGTTATATCAAGCGTTTGGAAACTAAAGACTTTTCATTAGTGCACGGCATGATCCCTCTAGGTTCGTGTACCATGAAATTGAATGCGACCAGCGAGATGATGCCAGTAACCTGGCCAAAATTCGCATGCATTCATCCGTTTGCGCCAGAAGACCAAACCTACGGTTACATCAAGATGATCAAGGAACTGGAAGCGGACTTAGTGGAAATTACCGGTTACGACTTTGTATCGATGCAGCCTAACTCAGGTGCACAAGGCGAGTACGCGGGTCTTATCGCGATTAAGAAATACCATGAAAGCCAAGGCGAAGGACACCGTAATATCTGCCTGATCCCAAGCTCCGCGCATGGTACTAATCCCGCTTCAGCGCAAATGGCGGGCATGAAAGTGGTGATTACAAAGTGTGATGACAACGGTAACGTTGATGTTGACGATCTGAAAGCTAAAGCTGAAGAGATGAAAGACAACTTAGCTGCACTGATGGTGACCTATCCTTCGACACACGGCGTTTATGAAGAAGAGATTAAAGACATTTGTGACATCATCCATGACAACGGCGGTCAGGTTTACATGGATGGCGCTAACATGAATGCTCAGGTCGGTATTTCACGTCCGGGCGATATTGGCTCAGACGTCTCACACCTAAACCTACACAAAACGTTCGCCATTCCTCATGGCGGTGGTGGCCCTGGCATGGGGCCTATTGGTGTGAAGTCGCACTTAGCGCCGTTTGTATCAGGCCACTCGGTACGCAAAATCCACAGTGTAGAAGCTCGTGACAATGCGGTATCAGCAGCACCATACGGCAGCGGAATGATTCTTCCAATTTCGTGGGCTTACATCAAAATGCTAGGTCAAGTGGGTTTACGCAAATCAACGGAAGTCGCGTTATTAAATGCTAACTACTTGAAAAATAAGCTTTCGGAGCATTACCCTGTATTGTATGTCGGTCGTAACGATAAAGTCGCTCACGAGTGCATCATTGATTTACGTGACATTAAAAATGAAACGGGTATTAGTGAGGTTGACCTTGCTAAGCGCTTGATGGATTACGGTTTCCATGCGCCTACAATGAGTTTCCCAGTCGCTGGAACCTTTATGATTGAACCGACGGAGAGTGAGTCAAAGTATGAGCTGGATCGTTTTGTAGATGCCATGATCCGCATCCGTCAGGAAGTTAAGAAAGTCGCAAGTGGTGAGTGGGATAAAGACAACAACCCACTGGTTAATGCACCGCACACTCAAGCCGATTTACGTGACTGGGATAAGCCCTACACGATAGCGGAAGCGATTTACCCGTCGGAAGCCACGATTTTAAGTAAATTCTGGCCAACCACAAACCGAATTGATGACGTGTTCGGCGACAGAAACTTAATGTGCAGTTGCCCAGCGACAGAAACGTATGCTGAGTAA
- a CDS encoding iron ABC transporter permease, which produces MIGNKLLRSNDASVHRWRQRMGAWLPVILLSAVFAICVMPLVPLLASWGQVEPELWSHLWQTELRQLFSNTIILITLVGTASFLLGVSLAWLVVMYDFPGRSILQWGLMLPLAIPPYILAFVLLGFTDFGGPMQQFLFALGLGIEWLPDMRNPLGVGLVFTLSLYPYVYLLMRSALQRKGRSSYESARTLGYSKAAAFWRLVIPLTRPAWVAGLALVLMETLADFGAVSIFNYNTFTTAVYKSWYGFYSHGTAAQLACLLLLFVSMAVIAEKWGRGKGRYEQSGAALKQYRQRLSGGWGLVAQCGAWLVFALGFILPVIQLVYWVVSSFEQHTEGTIDLLINTVLLAVLAAVITLLVASIMVWAQRHKQTKPRGVMTEVSQLGYAMPGTVLAVGIMMALNGIDSWIADIMDDQSQWLATGLFALLLAYVIRFLRIGYGPLASSMGQIKPSVVETAGILGAGKRERLFRVYIPLLRPGVLTALLLVFVEVMKEMPATLILRTYGWDTLAVRIYELSAEGQWELTSLPAIMLVAVGIIPVILLIKKSEL; this is translated from the coding sequence ATGATCGGCAATAAATTATTAAGATCTAACGACGCCAGCGTTCATCGCTGGCGTCAACGTATGGGCGCTTGGTTGCCGGTCATATTGCTTTCCGCCGTGTTTGCAATTTGTGTCATGCCGTTGGTGCCTCTTTTAGCTTCATGGGGACAGGTTGAACCTGAACTGTGGTCACATCTTTGGCAAACCGAGTTACGACAACTCTTTTCTAATACGATTATTCTGATCACCTTAGTAGGCACAGCCAGTTTCCTGCTCGGCGTCAGTTTGGCGTGGTTGGTGGTGATGTACGATTTCCCCGGGCGTAGTATTTTACAGTGGGGTCTGATGCTACCGCTAGCGATCCCGCCCTATATATTAGCGTTCGTCTTGTTAGGCTTTACTGACTTTGGCGGGCCGATGCAGCAGTTTTTGTTTGCGCTTGGACTGGGCATTGAGTGGCTGCCAGATATGCGTAACCCTTTGGGCGTGGGCTTGGTGTTCACCTTATCGCTTTACCCGTATGTGTATTTACTGATGCGCAGTGCCTTGCAACGAAAAGGCCGCTCAAGTTACGAAAGTGCCCGCACATTAGGTTACAGCAAAGCCGCCGCGTTCTGGCGGTTGGTTATTCCGCTAACGCGTCCTGCATGGGTGGCGGGTCTGGCGCTGGTGTTGATGGAAACTTTGGCTGACTTTGGTGCTGTGAGTATTTTTAATTACAACACTTTTACCACTGCCGTTTATAAGTCATGGTATGGGTTTTACAGTCACGGCACTGCGGCGCAGCTCGCGTGCTTGTTATTGCTTTTTGTCAGTATGGCGGTGATTGCTGAAAAATGGGGCCGCGGAAAAGGGCGTTATGAACAATCCGGAGCAGCGCTGAAGCAGTACCGTCAGCGTTTAAGCGGTGGCTGGGGCCTAGTGGCACAGTGCGGTGCTTGGTTGGTCTTCGCCTTAGGCTTTATATTGCCAGTCATTCAGTTGGTATATTGGGTCGTCAGTAGTTTTGAGCAACACACGGAGGGTACCATTGATTTACTGATCAACACGGTACTGTTAGCCGTGCTTGCTGCGGTAATCACACTGCTTGTCGCCAGTATTATGGTCTGGGCGCAGCGTCATAAGCAAACCAAACCACGAGGCGTGATGACCGAGGTCTCGCAGCTTGGTTACGCCATGCCAGGAACCGTATTGGCGGTAGGCATCATGATGGCGCTCAACGGTATCGACAGTTGGATTGCCGATATTATGGATGATCAAAGCCAATGGTTAGCAACTGGATTGTTTGCGTTGTTACTGGCTTACGTGATTCGCTTCTTGCGCATTGGTTACGGACCATTGGCCAGCTCGATGGGGCAAATTAAACCAAGTGTGGTAGAAACCGCTGGAATTTTGGGTGCTGGAAAACGTGAGCGTTTATTCCGCGTGTATATTCCGCTGTTGCGCCCAGGCGTACTGACTGCTTTATTGCTAGTCTTCGTCGAAGTGATGAAGGAAATGCCGGCAACGCTGATATTGCGTACCTATGGCTGGGACACGCTTGCGGTGCGGATCTACGAACTCAGCGCTGAAGGTCAGTGGGAGCTGACTTCGCTCCCAGCCATCATGCTTGTAGCCGTAGGTATTATTCCGGTAATTCTGCTGATTAAGAAGAGTGAGCTTTAA
- the gcvH gene encoding glycine cleavage system protein GcvH, protein MSQIPAELKYVSSHEWIRDEGDGIVTVGITEHAQELLGDVVFVEAPEVDSEVDVEDEIAVVESVKAASDIYAPLAGTITEVNEELEDSPELINSDPYGDGWMFKMKIDSGDLDSLLSAEQYAEEIADE, encoded by the coding sequence ATGAGCCAAATTCCAGCTGAATTAAAATATGTATCGAGCCATGAGTGGATTCGTGATGAAGGTGACGGCATTGTAACCGTTGGTATTACTGAGCACGCGCAAGAGTTGCTTGGTGATGTGGTGTTTGTAGAAGCGCCAGAAGTGGATAGCGAAGTTGATGTAGAAGACGAAATCGCAGTGGTTGAGTCAGTAAAAGCTGCGTCAGATATCTATGCGCCATTAGCGGGCACAATCACCGAAGTCAACGAAGAGCTGGAAGATTCACCAGAATTAATCAATAGCGATCCCTATGGTGATGGCTGGATGTTCAAGATGAAAATTGATTCGGGTGATTTGGATTCGCTACTGTCGGCAGAGCAGTACGCTGAAGAAATCGCTGACGAATAG
- the ubiH gene encoding 2-octaprenyl-6-methoxyphenyl hydroxylase has product MTAKPKEKYPVVIVGGGMAGASLALALARQGIACAVFEAFAADTPSQPSFDDRTVALSAASLNILRHLGLNDNLLRAAEPIEQIHVSEQGHIGFSRLNAADFKVEQLGAVIENWQLGKILHQAIDQQELIDWFAPTKVVDLEQSSEQAELRIETADGDVGVKASLVILADGARSPLRESLHIDCEQRDFGTSAIVCNVATQQPHQGCAFERFTQHGPLALLPLTQNRMALVWSKPNEQIEPYLSLSESDFAKALESELGARLGSITKVGKCSAFPLVQLKAETLFRGRCVLIGNAAQSLHPIAGQGFNLGLRDVAYLSQCLGQVDDEDYGSYSTLRQYAEQRQTDREQALWVTESLARLFSNPWAPLALSRNVLLKGLDLAPFAKGVFAQQAMGFNFNNSELAANDE; this is encoded by the coding sequence ATGACAGCAAAGCCTAAAGAAAAATATCCCGTCGTCATTGTCGGTGGTGGCATGGCTGGGGCGAGTTTGGCCTTAGCTTTGGCTCGGCAGGGTATTGCTTGTGCTGTTTTTGAGGCTTTTGCTGCAGACACTCCAAGCCAGCCCAGCTTCGATGATCGTACCGTCGCATTATCTGCGGCATCCTTAAATATTCTGCGCCACCTTGGCCTTAACGATAACCTTCTACGTGCAGCTGAGCCGATTGAACAGATCCATGTGTCTGAGCAAGGGCATATTGGGTTTTCGAGGTTAAATGCCGCTGACTTTAAGGTCGAGCAATTAGGTGCGGTGATTGAAAATTGGCAGTTGGGCAAGATTTTGCATCAAGCGATCGATCAGCAGGAACTCATTGACTGGTTTGCACCGACAAAGGTGGTGGACCTTGAGCAGAGCAGCGAGCAAGCAGAGTTGCGAATTGAGACTGCCGATGGAGACGTTGGCGTTAAAGCTTCGCTGGTGATTCTGGCGGATGGCGCGCGCTCGCCACTGCGCGAGAGCTTACACATTGATTGTGAGCAACGCGATTTTGGAACTTCTGCGATTGTGTGCAATGTTGCAACGCAACAGCCGCATCAGGGCTGTGCTTTTGAGCGTTTTACTCAGCATGGGCCATTGGCGTTGTTGCCGTTAACGCAAAACCGAATGGCGTTGGTGTGGTCAAAACCAAACGAGCAAATCGAACCGTACTTATCCCTGTCAGAGAGCGACTTTGCCAAAGCCCTAGAGTCAGAGCTTGGAGCGCGTCTAGGCAGTATTACCAAAGTCGGTAAGTGCAGTGCTTTTCCTTTGGTGCAACTGAAAGCGGAAACGCTGTTTCGTGGACGTTGTGTGCTCATTGGGAATGCGGCGCAATCATTACACCCGATTGCGGGACAAGGCTTTAACCTGGGTTTAAGGGATGTGGCCTATTTAAGTCAATGCCTAGGGCAGGTTGATGATGAGGACTATGGCAGCTACTCAACCCTAAGACAGTACGCCGAGCAACGGCAGACCGATCGGGAGCAAGCTTTGTGGGTGACGGAGTCCTTGGCGAGACTTTTTTCTAATCCATGGGCACCGTTGGCCTTATCGCGAAATGTATTGTTAAAAGGCTTGGACTTAGCCCCTTTTGCTAAAGGCGTGTTTGCCCAACAGGCCATGGGCTTTAATTTCAATAACAGTGAGCTAGCAGCTAATGACGAATAA
- a CDS encoding UbiH/UbiF/VisC/COQ6 family ubiquinone biosynthesis hydroxylase, translated as MIGKSNRQAKLDYDVIIVGGGMVGLALTAKLAQLDLRVAVIDPKPVELSWDEKTVDARVSAMTRASQKLFQDVGAWQLIEAPYRSDYQRMFVWDGESSRGKIAFDASLIAEQNLGYIIENRVLRRALYQSTENVRTVDWLCPEKCQAVDYQENYAELTLASGKRMKASLLVAADGAFSWLRKASDIGQEQQAYGHKAIVCTVKTEKPHQKTAWQRFDHHGPLAFLPLANSHLCSIVWSVDEAYAEELLTLNVADFEKRLSQTFEMSLGQVTLESRPVSFPLYERTASAMALHRLALIGDAAHTIHPLAGQGVNLGFSDALELAKVIETSLAKGADIGLKHRLRPFERARKSETKAMQLAMQSFKRLFEQEIPALQMARSYGLAMTDKHPLLKQTLIRKAMGL; from the coding sequence ATGATAGGTAAGAGTAACCGACAAGCTAAACTCGATTATGATGTCATCATCGTTGGTGGTGGCATGGTAGGGTTGGCGTTAACGGCTAAGTTGGCGCAACTCGATTTGCGTGTGGCTGTTATTGATCCGAAACCTGTGGAGCTCAGCTGGGACGAAAAGACCGTGGATGCTCGTGTTAGCGCGATGACTCGTGCCAGTCAGAAGCTGTTTCAGGACGTCGGTGCTTGGCAGCTAATCGAAGCACCGTATCGGTCTGATTATCAGCGAATGTTTGTCTGGGATGGTGAATCATCACGTGGCAAAATTGCGTTTGATGCCAGCTTAATTGCGGAGCAAAATTTAGGTTACATTATTGAGAATCGAGTGTTGCGTCGTGCCTTGTATCAGTCGACTGAGAACGTTCGAACGGTGGATTGGCTGTGCCCTGAAAAGTGCCAAGCTGTTGATTATCAAGAAAACTATGCGGAGCTTACCTTAGCTTCAGGTAAGAGAATGAAGGCCTCGCTATTGGTCGCCGCGGATGGTGCCTTTTCATGGCTACGCAAAGCCAGCGACATTGGTCAAGAGCAGCAAGCATACGGACACAAGGCTATCGTCTGTACGGTCAAAACCGAAAAGCCCCATCAGAAAACGGCTTGGCAGCGATTCGACCATCATGGTCCTTTGGCTTTTCTTCCCTTGGCGAACAGTCATCTGTGTTCAATTGTATGGTCGGTTGATGAAGCTTATGCCGAGGAATTATTAACGCTCAACGTCGCTGATTTTGAAAAGCGCTTGAGTCAGACCTTTGAAATGAGTTTGGGGCAAGTGACGCTGGAATCTAGGCCAGTGTCTTTCCCATTGTATGAGCGAACAGCGAGCGCCATGGCTCTGCATCGATTGGCTTTAATCGGTGATGCCGCTCATACCATTCATCCGCTTGCGGGGCAGGGCGTGAACCTTGGATTTTCCGATGCCTTAGAGCTTGCTAAGGTGATTGAAACCTCATTAGCGAAAGGCGCGGATATTGGGCTAAAGCATCGTTTGCGACCTTTTGAGCGAGCGCGCAAGTCAGAAACTAAGGCGATGCAGTTGGCGATGCAGAGCTTTAAGCGACTGTTTGAGCAAGAAATACCAGCGCTACAAATGGCGCGCAGTTATGGCTTAGCTATGACCGATAAACACCCCCTACTAAAGCAAACCCTGATTAGAAAAGCGATGGGCTTGTAA